DNA from Magnolia sinica isolate HGM2019 chromosome 19, MsV1, whole genome shotgun sequence:
ACGTATATAACAGAATAATGGACATTATGCACGGAAGCGGTTTTCATAACCATAACATCCTTAACATTGattttggtaaaaaggaaaaACAGCCATTATTTCCCATGGGCCAGACATTTTCCATTTTCCAACCACAATGCAAGTTGGCTATTACAGTGTCATAACACCATTTTTCAAACCTTGCAAGTGGTCCATATtggactggaaaaaaaaaaaaaaaaaaagcctaaagcTTGGTTGtgtggatcttccaatctaggagatttctgggggcatggtccatccattctggaatgcaacagaccaatggtctgaatTACTGAACCATCCGGAAACCGAGAGTTTTTATTAAGCAAACGCCTCGAGCCAAGGATTGGACCATTCTTCCATTAGTAATCTCGATTGAATATAGTGTAACTCATGCTGAGTAAGACACTTGAATGAAAGATGTCATTATATTTTACATTTGGGTTTATTGCTTTTTATTGGGTTTTTAGATATTTACTCATCGATATCTTGGAAAGGCTGGCCAGTTTGAATTATTGTTTTGTTGGGTTTCTTGAGGTGTTCTCTTGCTGATAAAGAAATTATTGAGTTATGGTGATGTTCTTGTATTTGAATCCTCTTTGAAATTTCAGAGCTCTTTAAGCTGACTCTAttcaattttcatttttcccaaaaaaaaaagttcagtTTTTAATGGATACCTGAATCAAAATCTTGTATTCTCTatcctcttctttcttcaaaaATTTCAGATTCTTCATAGGAACTTTTTGCTGAGGAAGAATTTATTGGAAAAGATATGGTAACCTACAACAGAAGATATTACAATATACAACATCGTTAGTATTTGCTATTCATCTCCATAAACTATATTTTCACATcattagtgcatccaaacatagcACTACTGTTGTATTTCACCCAAAGCATTTAATCTTTTAAAAGAGGATTTACTGATGAACTACAAGAAAGTGAAAATGAGAGAATATGGCTAATTGGAGCCAGCAAAGAAACACCATCACTAAGCAAATCAATAGCAGAATAGTCCCCGTTACGCACCATATAGAAGGAATCCCGAAAGGTGAGCTTACAAAACATTTCACTAGAACTGTGCTAGCTTTCACTGCAATTAACCAAATCAGCTTTATCCAATGGCCCATTTCCTTACACTGAGGGAACTGCCTCAATGACAACTATCTCTGCTAACAAAGCTAATGCGAAAGAATTGCATCCCATGTTTTGTAGATTCTACTACTGCTATTGTTACAACTGAGGTTAGCAACATAGTTCGGTAACCTGTACCCATTGGTCAATGTGGAAGGACCCACTGAAATTGCTGACAAGGATTCATCTTACTACCATCAGTGTTAGTCTGCACAGGCCCATTCAGAGGAGAAAATCAACTATGAAGCAGCCAATTGTATGGTAGAACACAGGACACATCTTCTATGAGTTTGAGCACTAACAAGAAAGCGAAGTTCCCATTGCACCGTCCCACACCCTCTTTCATCCCCAATTTCCAAATGATCAAGAAAAACTTGAGAATCTGGCCCACTCATTCCTTTTGGGTAGCCTACATATCAAGAATCAGAGAACAGAATCAATACATGCTTTATATTAACAAAGATCTGGGGCACTCAGATTACAGTTACTAGGTGTGCATGATACTACATCTTGAATAAAACTGGTATTAGTATGTGAAAACATCAGAGGAACGGCAGGGCCGATGTGGGACTAAGCCCAATATACAATAAGATAAAGGCACGAGATGACGTATGAACATAACAAGCTAACGAAAATAACGTAAAGACATGAGGCAACATATAAACATAACAACCTAACAAAAAATCATGGAGTTTGCATTCTTGACACTCACACCTTCCATAACCACAAATTTTTGGTCCTGAAAAGGCCTATTTACATTTTTCAGCCATTCCACTTTTGGCTCCATTAAACTTCATTCGATTTCTTTGAAGATGAAATATTTAAATGCTAGATGACCATTGAAATACCCTAGCTCTTTTTAATTCTCTCCTAATATTCAGTTTTTGAGGATTCTATATTTATCAAGATCCAGAATCCATAAACACCTATGAAATCATTAATCTATTCTGCTTTTTTGTTTCGCTAGATGGGAATGTCAAGTGCCTTGGATACGTTGTGTGGCCAGGCTTATGGAGCGAAACAATATCATATGCTTGGTATACATATGCAAAGGGCTATGTTTGTCCTTCTACTTGTATGCATCCCCCTTGCTTTCATCTGGGTTAACACAGGTCCAATTCTCTTGGCCGTTGGACAAAATCGAGAGATATCAATGGTAGCCGGAGAATATGCCCGTTGGATGACACCGTGCATTTTTGCTTACGGCCTCCTTCAGTGCTACATCAAATTCCTACAAACCCAGAACATTGTCTTTCCCATGATGATAACCACTGCAATTACTGCCTTATTCCATCTCTGTGTGTGTTGGATTCTGGTGTTCAAATCTGGCCTTGGTAGCAAAGGTGCTGCCTTGGCAAATTCCATCTCTTATTGGATCAATGTGATTCTGTTGGCTCTTTATGTTAAGTACTCTCCTGCCTGCAAGAAGACGTGGACTGGTTTATCAAAGGAGGCCTTGCATGATATCCTCAACTTTATAAGACTTGCTATTCCTTCAGCAATTATGGTTTGGTAAGTTACACTTCTCCTAAATAATTGTTATTGAAATATAACGTTTGGTGTTTCGCTTTCCTACAGCCTATCTTAAGAAAGCATAACACTTACAATATCTCTTGTTGAGAAGCCTATTCGTATTTCATTATTAACCTATTCGTATCTGTGAAATACTCCAATtttggaatggaatggatggttatGGGTGGTGTGGATTTTGGGAACTGCATTATGTAGGATCTCATAACTCGGCCATTCTACTCCAAACTGATTACCAGAGAATAACAAAGATTATTTGGGTTGGGAACGGGAGAGCCAAAATACCGCATGTTGTAATTCCGAAAATCAATGCTGCCACAAACACAAAGCAGAACTCATAACCACCCCTTCACTCGAAGTTTCCATTCCACTTGTGACCTGATTCTGGGTTAACATTCAAAAGAACCCTTAATAATTTATCATTCGGAATTGAGACAGCTTGGAATTCTGGTCATTTGAGATGTTGGTTCTCATGTCTGGTCTTCTTCCTAATCCAAAGCTAGAAACATCAGTGCTATCTATCAGGTACGGATTATTTCCATCTCTGCACTTTCCTTAGAATTTGTACAAGCCCCAAActctttttaaaattaaaagaaaagctAACTGCAAGCTACAAGAATCTAATGATAACAACAACACAGAGAATTTAAATCAAGCAGCAATACCATATGATGGTATTCAACAACTATCAAGTCTACTAGGCATATTTTCTACATGGTTTTGATATCTGGAAAGCCATTACTAATGATTGGCTCTCATCCATTCCACAGCCTTAACACATGTTCAATGCTCTTTATGATCCCATTTGGCCTTAGTGGTGCAGTCAGGTCAGTCGAGTTCGATGTAATGATCCTTTCCAGTGTTTTTTCTCTAGATTTTATTGTATTTTATATTGTCATGTTTCCCTTCTCAGCACAAGAGTGTCTAATGAATTGGGCGCTGGGCATCCGCAAGCTGCACGCTTAGCAGTAATTGTTGTGGTGGTCATGGCTGTTACCGTGGGTGTGGTAGTAGGATTAATCATGATTTTGGTGCGTGGCATTTGGGGCTACGCATATAGCAATGAACAAGAAGTCGTGAAGTACATGGCAATCATGATGCCCGTGCTTGCAACCTCTAACTTCTTGGATGGAATGCAGTCCGTGCTTTCCGGTATGAACTTCTTCTCAACCAGCTATTATCAACCTGCAGCGTCTGACCATTCGTACCCATTCATGCTGACACTGTATACATAGGACACATATaacacaatccaaaccattcaaatcattCACAAGACTGTATATGGGTCATGTCTCCAAAATGGCAATCAAAACCTTCTATTAATGGATCTTTGTTTGTTGAAATTAAGTTCACCATCCAGTTTTTTGGGCACCAATTAGACAGTTAAATGATTCTTTATAGTGACCCATCCACAGTAGGTCCACtgtttgaacagtttggattgggATATATTTGTGAATTTTGTTTCAGCAGTAAGAAATTGGTATCTATTTGTCAAATTAGCTTTGAATTACATTCTCCATCTTATAGCATAAGCTCTTCCTAGCTTTGAATCAAGTTGAACTGAATCACGGATCAATAACATACAATttgccaaaattaaaaatttaggTGCTTGTCGAGGATGTGGATGGCAGAAGCTTGGTGCTTTTGTTAATCTAGGTGCTTATTACATTGTGGGAATCCCTTCTGCTATTCTCTTGGCCTTCATCTTACATGTTGGAGGAAAGGTTGGTTGGTCATGTTCTTGATTTGTATTGTTGGTGAGAGATTGTGTTTATCCTTAATGCTCAAAATGTTCCAAGCAGGGTCTTTGGATGGGGATTGTATGCGGGCTTTTTGTACAAGTGTTGTCGCTTGGAACCATAACTCTCTGCACTAATTGGGAGAAAGAGGTAAGCAACTTCCTTTCTACTTGAGCTGGACAGCTTCAAATTAGTTTGTTTTTGAGGATATGATACGAGTACATGATTCTGGATTAGTCTTCATAAATTAGGGTGAGTTTGGAAGTTGCCATACTTGCATTGAGAAGAATGGTTATTGTCCTCAATTAATCTATTTGCCACATTGAGCTCTTGGGCTGGTTTGATGAACTTTCTCCATTCTGGTCAATGTGGTATGGTGTTTCAACACTTCCCAAACAAATTCCAGTAGCTATTAAAGATCAGCCCCATTCCAAAAGCTAACTAAAAGAATATAAGCTTAGCTACAGAATGTTGTGGTAGACTGGTGAAGGAATCAGATACATGGGTGTCAAGGACCCTGATGTAGGACGCATGATCTAGGCTAGATATGATGTTAGGAAATTATAGACGGATTGAAGAGCAATTCAAAGTATAAGATATACTAACCTCCCACAAATgtaagaaatcaaataaacaacAAAAATCATATTTCAATCTAAATCAGAATCTCACAATAAACTAAATCATATAAAACATGAAATTTCAAAGGATCAATGGAAGGCAATATTTTggcaataaacaatctcacaaattTCCCTATGATTTTGGCCAGCGGGATCTGACTGCCAATCTACACATGCACTAATGCAGGATTAGGGCCAACCCTTAGATGCGCCATGCTTTGAAATtaccatcatcattatctaagcctttTTCCCAACTGGTTGGGGTCAGCATGTCATGAAATTACCCAGGCCCTAAAATTAAGCatgtccattcatcatgtgggccatccttcaaataaaaaatcatcacACAGGCCTTAATTTAAGAGAAATCTGAGTTCCCAACAGGCGCAGTTAACTACAGTAGCACATGTGGGGCAAAAGTGAAGGGAGAAAATGGTTTTGGGTGTCACCAAAGTAGGCCCTAATGTTctcagaccttaaatcaggcattTCTTTTTAGCTCAAATACAGAACTCAACTTTTCATGGTAGAAGTTCATTTCAATTTGCATTTAGTATTCCTACAGTGTTAAAGCTGCTTCAAGAACTAAAGCTTTTCAAGCTTGACCAAATAAAGAAATACTAGTCTTTTCCCATTTCACTATTAGCACTTAGTCTGCTATCTGTTTTCCATCAAGAAGTACATGGAGTATCTCACaacttagcaaaaaaaaaaaccaaagatgTTTTAGGTTGGTTGACTCATTGAGTTCTCATTGAAATAGGATCTATAGAATGTCGGCATTCGCTGGAACTCTACCTTTCTGATTAGAAATGAGCCCTTCACCTTTCCTTCACTTTCAAGCCTCCTTGCATTGAGGCGTTCTTTCTACCATCAGCTTATGCTTACTTATCTACTAGTACTTTTTGACTTGTGAAAAATGGAAATAGAAAATATGTCATTTAATACTAACTATTCATTTCAATTCAACTTCTTCCTAGTGTACATGCAATTTTTCATAACTTAAACACCGTTTCTTCTCTTTTCAGGCAAGTAAAGCTAAGGATAGAGTTCTGAATTCAAGCCTCCCAGTGGATATGGCATCTTAAAACTGACCTCTTATCATCTTTCCAGTAAACATTCTTCACAGAAATCAAGGGAAAGCCAGTTATAGTTGGATCATTGTATCTTGTAAGAGAAATCTTTGATCATGTGGCACTGTAATGCATCGGACACATGCATAGAGATACAACACATGGCATATACATACCCAACCTTAAATATCAAATCATTAACCCAAATACAAATGGATCATCATCATTGGAGCCTTGTCAGGTCATTCCAAGTCGGCTTTGCAAACCTCATTTCACCAACCATACCCTATTTTTGGTGATTGAAGAAGACTTGAAATAGACCTGGCTAGAGATGGATTGCAGCCCAAAACTAATATCCATTAATAGAGTTCAAGGGATACAGTAATACATCTAAGAAATTATTCCATCTGATGTATTCCTTCCTTGATCTAGGAATGGAGGCCCGAACTAAATGTCTTGTCCAAGCCAATGAACTTACTCCACAGAGTACTGACGGATGATGATTGAGACGAGATTGACAAATGATTATTGAGATGAGATTCGGCATTTTTGAACCATTAAAGGTTCTAAAGTCCCAGTAAGCAACAACAATACATGTACAAGGTTTGATAAGCCCACATGTGATgcagggagggatgtgatgaggtcgatcactgtcttccccAGGAGAtatctactctgaatccatggagttctCTGGACTCACaaagcttcctcgaatccacgagggataaaagtagaaataatttctaataaattcgaaataaattgattgatgataaaaatgaaattacaatctttTAAATAATGGGCTCTGACATAGGacgaagttttagactcaaataccctaaaaacgtgacttactataaataataaactcaCTATAAACGACATCCATtcttactagacttcatggttttgggccaaaaatagtaagtgtcaaaTTTGGCTCAACcacgttattcttctaatttttctaagccctttcatgttgggcatgacttccacaactcaaaaggatcaaaagttatccttgaactaaaacttactatttatagtaaaaatgaaaataaattgtaCTTCCAACCGTTGATTTCATGGAATCTTACAAATCCAGCATGGGAAACCCAGCATAGTGGGgtttgttggctaaagtagcttctcccatTCCAAAaccatatatgatatgtcgaaaaactcattccagtttgcaagatatgactgctttaaggttctgatggtccgaATCATTTttgcctccgatcaggccttctctggtccatctttgtcaTGTAAGTGTCTGTGGCCTGCTCTACATCAACATGGATGCAGAGCCTGCCCATCTACACCATCTACACACTAGTGTACACGCCAATGTGACAACACTCACGAAGTCCGAGCTCtcctccaggtgggccacactgattagATTTCCTGGCTCGAATATCAGACCATTTCACTACTCAGCTGGGCTGCAATGTACAAAACCAACAGACAACTAAAACATTTTTTTTCTCGTCATCCTTTGGTTTCGTGCATTTTGGGCCACACCAGAAGATCtatgcaatgtggcccacctgatggaaagcttggatcttgtCATATTGGCAAGTCATattttcatcaggtgggacccatcatgaacATGCCCAGTCCAAAATCAGGAAGGTCCACAAATCAGTTAGTGTTATATCATATATGTGtatgataaaaataaatagaagagaacattcatggcccacttgatgactgTCCAGCTTGATTTTTACCTACTGGATATTCATGGCAGGTCCCACTAATCAGAGAGATGAAGTGTATATGTGAGATCCAATCTGGGCATGTTCATGGCAGGTCCCACCAATTGAAATTTACCAAAATCCTGAACATCTGTAATCAGAGCCGCTCACAAGTGGTACCATGCCAACCTACCCAAGCTGGccaccactcatcaggtggtttGGTTTTACCAAGTCTTAATCGAGTGTTGCTGACTTGGCATGGAGTGAGGTTcagaaaaaccaaacaaaaaCTGTTAGGCTGTGAGGCTATGATTGGTCTAGCACAGCAAAAGACTGCAACCGGCTATTGAGTAGTGGGTTTTGATCAAACCCAGCCATTGGGTGGCGCGTTTGATCAAAATCAACTAAGTGGtggcccttttaaaaaaaaaaatttaataataataaaaaccggTCTCCCAGTAGCCATGAAATCAAAACCAGCTACTTAATGGTAGGTataggtgggcatcgagttgagttggaccggattgggtccaattcgactcgatccgatttttcaagaacctgacccgaactcgatccgatttagGACCAAGTCTAGCAGGGCTGACTTGATCCGATCtgaatccttgctggcctgacccgaactgagtccgactcgaTCTGGGGAACCGAGTCCGACATGGTCTgggaaaggaggagagagagggagagagaagaggagacaaagaaggagatgtgggaaaccgagagagaaagaaggagagaaggaaggagagtagggaaatcgggagagaaagaggaagagaaaggaggagagatgggtgggtgcggtgCCACCTTCGGATAGAGAAAGAGGAgttagggtttgtttggatttCAAATCGGATTAGTCcgaattgaccacgatccgaactcgatacgatgtacgatcggatctgagtggtcctactcgatccgcaccaatCCAAGCCTTCGGTTCGATTcagattgggtcggatccaccagatcgggtcGAATTCACCGGATCAGGTCAGATTCTGCTCAGCTCTAATTGTAGGTTTTGAGCAGTCTAACATGTGTGGCCTAATTTGGCTCCACAGTTGTCCGTCTGGTGTATTTATAGTCATGTAAACAATCTCATCAGGGTCTATGTGAAGTCAAtagtcaaattttagccattatcTGATAGTGGGGCGTCTACATATCCCAAAGAGAAATTTACCATTGTAGACACTACCTTTTATGAATCATCCGAAACTTAActtaccaacttagaccttgcacaTACGGACAACAATTTTgaagatgaaaatacccctccttttcactgacAGTGCTTTCACTCCCTTTCCTCACTCCATTTCCACTAAGAAAGAGATAAAAAACCCTTTTCTCCGGCACGAAAAtccctccattggatcgcgccatcctctccatacatcaacattttctcatctCCTGAAAATGGCCGGTCcactgaagaaagcacgcacgacaggtatattttaatatattgcctgttggatgaagcttgcatctgcgTTGTTGGTTCATCTATGTATAAAttatccgatgaacatgatggattacaaataaaatatCATTATGAAGCGTAGCAAGCTTTCTACGGTTGAATCATTGTTTCCTTTCGTATGATccgcctgatatttggatatgctacgatattgggctcaaacccttaatatagatggaaaaatggatgaatgtcgtggataatccacatacattcaaggtgggcccaaatcagttaacttagtacgctcttatcgtgcTGATCAAactaatttcaaatttcaagagttcttggtctatttgacctacttctcgacaatatgctcgagttgtcgCCGACATTTccggttcatgattggttgaattccctGAGTAATTCACGAATTTGACAGACAAATGATAAAGATATGACTGGGAACATCCACACATTCATGTGATGTTACGGAAAATCTATGAACCACCTTGTCATTTTCAATAATTGCTTGGT
Protein-coding regions in this window:
- the LOC131234862 gene encoding protein DETOXIFICATION 16-like; protein product: MKGDERNPSLQSPLISIYDKRLESNDGESLGKLGRKREIVEELKKQLWLACPLVAVNLLQMCLQLISVMLVGHLGELALSGASMATSFAGVTGFSFMMGMSSALDTLCGQAYGAKQYHMLGIHMQRAMFVLLLVCIPLAFIWVNTGPILLAVGQNREISMVAGEYARWMTPCIFAYGLLQCYIKFLQTQNIVFPMMITTAITALFHLCVCWILVFKSGLGSKGAALANSISYWINVILLALYVKYSPACKKTWTGLSKEALHDILNFIRLAIPSAIMVCLEFWSFEMLVLMSGLLPNPKLETSVLSISLNTCSMLFMIPFGLSGAVSTRVSNELGAGHPQAARLAVIVVVVMAVTVGVVVGLIMILVRGIWGYAYSNEQEVVKYMAIMMPVLATSNFLDGMQSVLSGACRGCGWQKLGAFVNLGAYYIVGIPSAILLAFILHVGGKGLWMGIVCGLFVQVLSLGTITLCTNWEKEASKAKDRVLNSSLPVDMAS